From the genome of Neospora caninum Liverpool complete genome, chromosome III:
ctgggAGTCGAGCCTCACCACGACGCTCTGGAACTGATCGCTCGACCTCCGGCGCTTCGTATTGACCGCGACGGTctagcgcatgcagatcgtGCTCGGGGAGCTGGTCAAACCGGCGACAGAGCAAGGAAGAACACAgtgcctcgcgtcttctcccttctgtcgcACCGTCCCCGCACCGGCAAGTCTGGGCCAGATCCCCCGCCGAAAAGGCCCCGCTACCCCAGGGTACTTCCTCGGCAGCAATCCAAGCAGCCACCaaacagacagaagaggaagacgaggcagaagaggaagacgaggcagaagaggaagacgaggaagaagaggaagacgaggaagaagaggtcgaggaagaagaggtcgaggaagaagaggtcgaggaagaagaggtcgaggaagaagaggacgagtaagcagaggaagacgaggaagaagaggacgaggaagaagaggacgaggaagaagaggacgaggaagaagaggacgaggaagaagaggacgaggaagaagaggacgaggagaactgaagagaggaggaggacgaTAAACTGGAAGGTACGGGCAGAGATGTGAGAAGTGCCGAAGTAGACATGGGCtcgaaggaaggaaaaggacagGGGGACGAGGATACTTGGCGACAGAGCGGGGACGACGCATGAGGGAtagaagcggaagacgcaggcagagCGGAAGTGGAAGACTTCGCCGCAtcagaagagaagggcggcgaGCAAGCATCAGCGTAGCAAGTGGAACAACAGAGACATGGAGAAGAagtgggagaagaagacggccgAGAAGCCCGTTCTCTGGCTTTCCGTGGCGAATTCGTACACGTCGCAGCGCTCGCGCATTCGCTggcagcggcggaggcgtGAAGGAGAACCGCGGAAGGCCACGCTGTTCCCTGATGCGTCAGATGCGGGAAGCAAGGACTCttcgagagaaggcagagaagcgtcTCGTGCTCGTTCCGAAGAGTCGCAAGTTCCCCTTGTTGAAGAAGTTGAGCTCGCGACATCGTGCGGACCTGCCGCGTCAGGGCGCGTATCTGCTTTCGCTGCTGGGATAGAAGAGTGAGGAGTGACTTCGCACCTCTTTCAAGAGACACGGCGGCGGTGTGAAGAAGACCGAGATCTTCCCAGGACTGCGAAGCATCACCGTCGTGCTCGTCTTGCTGGTCGAACCGTCTGCACTGTTCTTCGGTCGCGCCTTCCACGTTCGTCTCGTCTGCTTTGCCGTGGCTTCCATCTGCCTGCGCACagctctccctctcccagCAGATACCCCCTTTCCGTCCactttctcctgtcttctttccggttcttttcgctctctttgctcGGCACGCTCTTGCTTTGGATCCCTCGTGGAagccgtctccgttctttgcCTGCTGGCGACGTGCCCTGAAGGTGATATCTGGCGGCTCCGTCTccgaagcagaaggaagagaagatgtCTGAATGCAGCTAtgtcttctcgccccccCTTCCTGTCGACGAGAAACGCACCTCGGAACGCGTGCTCTGCTCGACTCTTCacaggatgaagaagagaaaccgagCTGCCGCCCTCGTTCCTGAACAGCCGCAGAGGGCGAACGCGCCCTTTCATTCTCCTCTACCTCTGCATCGTCTTGTGTGCCGTCGCCGTTGGGTTTCAGACCTTCTGGGCGGGCAGATGCCTCCCAGCTTTtcgcatcttcttcctctcctcgcggcccGCTGCCGGTGACATGCGAACGCCCGCGAAACGACTCTGAGCCGCTGCTTGACGACGAGATAACGGGACTGCTTTCTTCAGGGGTTGCTGCCTTCTCGTGGCTTCTGCACTCGCTCTCAAAGCTAactctttctgtttcttccggAGGCAACAGCTTTCCCCCTGGCGGACTTGGCCTGCTTTTCGGAGTACAATGTGGCGAGCCTGCACGTAgcgccgtcgcgtttctgACGCACGCGACGTTCGGAGTGCCTTCTCGgctgctgtctgtacaccctAGTCGGGTGTCTGgagtgtcttcttcctgccctCCCGGACGAAGGTTTCTCGCACATCGCGGGGTATGGAACGGAATGAGCTGAGTTGGAACATTCATaccatcttcctctccttcttcacacTGACCACCACGGAAAAACAGTTTGTCATTCTCTTCGTTTCGGGTATGGAGAGAGGCAATCTGAAatgaaggagacagcgcgaggcagggaggTGGGGAAAGGTCGGAGTTCTCTTGACAACTCGCGGCCACCACCCGCACAGCGTCATGAGAGGCAAGAACGAGAATGCCCcgtcccctttcttcttcgttcttctgtGGAATGTCGTCCTCCTCAACGTAAAGAGAATCGGACGAACCGGTGCCTTCGTTCTTCGGCACTTtggacgcagagaagagagagggcgagccGGCGACTGGGGCAGAGAGCGAATcaggggagggagagacaaaagccGCACTGGCCATGACGGcacaggggagaaagaaaagatgcAGCCTGCACCGTATGCATGCGACGGCGTAAGGTGGGTGCTGTGCTCGACCGCGAAAATATGTGGAATTTAGATTTTCTGCAGATCTACTCGCAGAGTAAGGGCTCCAGACTTCAATGAGCGCCTGACTGACAGCATCCTAGGATGTGCGAGAGatcgccttcctttccctcccccCTTCTCTCAATGAACCGcagcagacgagaaggagcagGACTGAGGATAAGGGAGCAACGAACCCAGGTCACGGGGACACGGAGGCGCCAAGACAAAACGCATGGCAGGACTACGGGAAGCGAGCAAAAGCGACGTTACAGGAGACGACAAGCtaggaggagagaaaccggTGAACGAAACTCGGATGAAAGAGCTGGCCAGTTCCTGAAAAAAAACCGTCAGAGACCTTGGATGGCAGTCCTGTCCTGCAGGCTTGCTTTGAGTGACCGTTAGGGGATCCACCGCTCCAGTTGCCCGTGTTTCCCGACTCTTCCGTATGGACCAGTTGGGCATTTGGACTAGGTGTATTCGAACTCCATCAGatgaaggaaggaaagaaatgGTAAGGAAGGAACAGGGAACGATGCACAACAACAAATAACGCCTGGGATTCGAATGCGATGTCTTGGGTGTTGTGCAGAGGTGccagctgtacatacacaccgGATGCGACTCGGCCTGCGGACCGAGCCGggtgagaagaaaagaactgATGGAAGAACAGCGAGGATAGCCCTACGTGAAGAGCATCACGCCCCCTGttgggaagaaaaaggaagcaaagaagtCAAGCAAATACGCTGGCGAAAAGCTGGGTCTCGCACCgcgacgtgcatgcgcgctcgCTGTCTGGCGTTCTTGAGGGCGCGGCGTTCTGGGTGAGTTTTCGCGTCTTGGCAGCACACCTCTCCGCTCGGCTTTCGGATGGTTAAAACTTCGTGGGCTGACTGAGGAAAGCCGAACCTCGTTCATCTCGGAAGAATAATCCGTAACGGCAAAATATGGAACAAGGCGGACCGCAGATGTTAAAGCTGGAGCCTTCACCTCTAAGAGAGGCTGGACGCCTCAGGGCGCGCTCGACGTCAATGAAACTGCCAGTGCCTAGTTGCTTCCACCTTTCATCTACCTGTCGGGGTTCCCAGACAACCTGCCTGCTCTTGAGTTGCCACTGTTGTACACGCCTTTTGAATGGCGAAACACCCGTCTCGTCGTGCTGCTTCGTGTGCGTACGATGAACATGAGGCTGGGCTGTCTTACAGGCTAAGGGGTGTCGCGTGTCCTGCCTGAGGAGACTGTGTTGCGGGTTTGTGTGCAGAGGTCTTTGTTGGCAGCGAGGCGTCGTGGGGGCGTGGAGTTTTGAAGCCCCTTTTGTTTGCACAAGAAGGAGAAATCCGTTCGAGTTGGGGAAGACTGATTTTCTCAAGTGTGCAAAGAGGGGGACGACtctgtgtttgtgtgtgtgtgtggcagGGCTGGTAGCAACGCAGTCTGTTAGGGCGGGGAAAATCCGCGAGTCAGCAAAATATCGAGGCGCAAACCCCCTCCGTGTTTGCGCAGACTTTTAATGTTTTTTCTGACTAGGAAATATcggcggaagaagggggGGAACGACGCGTAAACGATATGATCTGCGCCAGTTTCGCCTGACCGAGTAAAAACAGGTTTCGGTCGGACTAAGGGGACTTCGCTGGGTGCTGCGAAAAACGGCCCGCCCTTCCGGGTCGAGATCTGGTGGTTCAATCATCTAATCTTCGCGCACGTAGGTCGCGGTTGCCatcgttccttttcctttttccctggCATTTAGACAGCCTTGGAATGGAAAAAGTTGCGTCGGAAGGACGACGAGATTGGACAATAAGCTCTGTGGCccggaaaggaagacaacCCAAGGGGTACACACAGCACCGCCAGTTTTGCAGCTCTCGTATGGATGACAGCTGAGCGGACGCTTTTCCctgtgcgcctctctccccccttcgCTCAATGCTGCGTGTGCTGTAACGCTCCCAACGGTACGTTGCTCCCATGTGGTAAGCTTCGGGTTAACTGAcgcgtctgtgtttctttcttcggctTTACTCGCTGGTTTCCAGTGCATTTCTGCTTTCATCGTGCTTTTCTACTCTAGGAATATATCTCGACAACGCCGCAGTGTACGTGCCTGAATgctccgtcgctttcgtTCGTGTAGACTTGCCCTATAAATCTCTGGCGGGGTTGGggatttctctctcccgtgtgCAGCCagtgtttccttcccctttgttttttctggccCCTACGTGGCTACTATTCTTAGGCCCCAACGTCAGCGGGGGTCGACTTAGACGTGCCCGGCCCGGGTCGATTTGGACagtgtctcgcttcctcgcaaTCACCTGCTGGAGGGAAATTGCCCGACTCCCACCGTTGTTTAGCGCCTTTCGGTGAATTGTCCCCGTTTGGGAAGTGTGCCGCGAGTCGCCCCCCTcagttttctcctcttttctggaATAGCAAGTGTGGGAAATCAAGTGTTTTCCGTCTTGCTCCTCAAGCGCTTGCCTTTATTCTTGGAACGCGTCCCTCGCTTCGTACGAGCGGGAGGCTGCTCCGGCACGTGCACTTGAAGGAAACGCCGTCCATCGTCCGTGCGCGTTTTTCCGCAATTACCCCGCTCTCCAACCTTCAGGGATTTCCCTGGTTTCCCGCTCGTGTCTGAGAAATCGTCCGCGTCAATTCTTGCCTCGCTGCTGGGAGGAAAAATCGGAGAAGCGCTCGCCTGGACGTGGCCGTATTCCCGCTGCACTTCGAGGGGAGCACTGGAGAACTGGAACTGCgtgcttttctttttctgatACTTGCCTGGAACCGTCGCCCGCAGCTTTTTGTGTCCTCTTCCCCCCCTTTTGACAAACGGGTTACTCCCCCCGGCCTTCGCCGACGGATAAACACACTGTACGTCGAGCATCGGGAACGGGAGAATATTCAAACTGGTTGTGAGTGCCGTATGTAACCTAGTGAGCAAATGCGTACCAGCAACCTTCCGCTAAACACTGACATAGAAACATAACCAGATAAAGGCTTCAAAGATTCTGTGGAGGTCTGGTGTCTGACACTGCTGCGAGGTGCATTGATCCCACCTGGGGCTCGGGCAATGCCCAGGCGATATTCTGTCgtgaggtgtacagacagccaGGATCACGAGTCGCAGTCGCGTGGCTTTGACAGTTGCGTCTCGCCCGGCTGGTCTGAGCTTGACGTGTTTTGCGTCAGTGCAGCCGCCGCCACGAACGTTATTTCGCTCGGCTGTGCTTTTGGGAAGAACTCGGGCTAGGTGTTGAGACACGGGGAACAAAGGAAGACCCTtagaagaggggaagattCCGTTCCTATGTCCTCCCTGCCTGTCCGTATCTTTGGTTTCCGCAGTGTGAGGCTCTCTTCCGTCAAAATGGAGCGCAAGTTGGCAGACCGTCGTTCGAACTTCAAAAAGAACTTTGAAGATCCTcggcgcaagagagaggacctTCAGGTACgttgtctccgcctcccgcTCTGCCCCCGCGCCTCGAGCTTAACTCAGACGTCTGTGTGCCACCGCAAATGTATAGCCGCACCGTCGTGTTTTTCTGGTCGGAGCTTCGGACAAGCGTAGAGAGAAGTGAAGTGCCGCTAAGGGGTTTGCCAGGCTCGTCCGTGTACTTACCGCGTTCGTGGTACTGTTTACTGCCACGAGAACACGTCATTCGTCGGAGCACCCTTGGAAGAAAATGTTACCAAAGGAGtcggggagacgagacgaagtCTTGTGTCAGGCACTCTCGCGCAAAGTGGGATGACAATACAGGCATTCTGCCTCTCGAGAGACCGTTTGTTTGCCTCGAGGTGCCGCCCATTCACCGACCGCGTCTTGCAGGCAAAAGCTGACACGCGTTTCCGCGCGACTGCACCATTCGCAaactccttttctcgcctaCTCCACACCCCGTGTCCCATCTGGATGCCTCCGGTCCAAAATTATCCGTTTTCACTTTTTGTCGCTGCCACGAGGGATCCTGACCACCGATTCATACACAGTCTCAAAGATAGAGCAACAGTGGCTGCGGCTCCCTGACTtcatccacatatatatctatatatacatacatatatacatacatccatacatacatacatacatctcTGTACGGACTGAAGCGGAGCTGACTCCACATGCGtgaatgtatatatgtatacaagGAGGCttcggtgtacgtacactgcTGGTGTATGCCCCAGTGTCTGGGTGTCGCAGCCCATTGCGTGTCGGTTCCCGTTCTTTGCGTTTTTTTAGCTGCAAATCCGCAAGACGCACCGAGAACAGAACctggcgaagaagcgtgCGGAAGCGCTGGACTCTCAAGATGGGAGTTTGGCGGGAAATGCGGGGATGTTTAGCGGCATGGGAGGCGCCAGCGTCGCAGACGGGAGCATGGCTCCGGGTATGGCTGGCCAGCAGGGTCAAGAAAATGTCTTCAAGTTTGAGCACCTTCCACAGATGATGTCGATGCTGTCCAGCGGCGATCCGGAGCAAGAGTTCGAGGCAACTGAGCAGTTCAGACGGGCGCTGAGCATCGAGTCTAGACCGCCTATACAAGAAGTCATTGAAGCGGGTAGGCGCGGAACGCAGCGGAGGAAACGcctgggagagagacgtgcgAAGGTGGCGGAACGGACCGGAGCGTGAGGGCTCGATGAGACAGTGGAgcaagcgaaaaggaaggggagCAACGGCAGGAGCTGAGAGAGCGGGGACGAACttgcgggagagaggcacaggaacggaagcgagagcgacaggaggggaaggagaggaacacgAGAAACATCCAGTGATTTGCTGAAGGTTTGTCGAGAGACCGACATGGGGCTGCGGGCGGCGAAACATCTGGGAAACATTTTTCGCGAAACCAAATTCGGGGGCCAGGTGGGCGGAGGCGGTGTGTGGGCTGTCGGTCGCTGAGGCAGAATCAAAGGGAGATTTCTCGAGAGTCGAAAGGACGAATAAAAGGCATGCATTGGATTCGCGAAAAAGAGGTCGATGCGCCCGTTGGCGAGGGGGGAAGCAGCGCTCGATGGCGGCAGGCGTGCGTGATGCCCAACGCAGAACTGAAACGGACGCTTCGCCGTGTTTACGACGGGCTGAAATTACGGGGCGCAGATACCGGGAGTCGAAATTCGTCTGTGTTGGGGAGCTGCCGGTAGAGGAGAGCCGGagttctctcttgcctccgttcccttctcgaTGACGTGACGGGACGATAGTTACGGGAGGCGCTGAAAGTGCGAAAACATCTGGAGAGCGGAGACCCATTCCCGGTTTGCCACGCTATGCGCGGGAGCACAgtgagagagggagagggtgTACCAAATGAAGTGGCGAGTCAGCGCATGAGATCCGgttttccgtgtttttttgctctttcgcgtcttcgcaggggccgttcctctctttgtccaATTCCTCAGACGCAGCGACCAGcctcgcatgcagttcgaGGCGGCGTGGGCTCTCACGAACATTGCGTCAGGCACCCAGGAACAAACTCAGGTAACCAGAGTGGGctcgagaaaagaagatgcGCGAGACTTCCTGCGTCCACCTTGCCTCGAGGATTCCGACGTGGTTTAGGTGTACACGTGGAAGTCGGGGGCGGACCGAAAACGCGCGCTGGATTTGCGGAGCTGTCCGTCTGGTTCTGTGCCTAGGAGTGGTAGGTAGGGCGCGGCAACGCCAGCGGTAGAGGCGTGCATAGGGACGCGAGGTTTTCCGTTCTGTTTCTTGTCTGGAAACGCATTCAGCGGAGGGTCCGGCAAGACCAGCTAACGAACCCTCTCCACTGCACACATGTTCTGTCCTGCGCCACTCAGGTCGTGATTGAACACGGAGCGGTTCCGATTTTCGTCGAGCTCCTCAGCTCGCCGACGGAAGATGTGCGCGAGCAGGCAGTCTGGGCTTTGGGGAACATCGCTGGAGACTCTCCTCAATGTCGAGACCTCGTCCTTCAAGCAGGTGAGAGGCGACACGCATTCCAGGTCGAGTCCTCGGGTAGGCGGTCGAGTGAAAGACAAGCAAAGGCCGGATTGGAGAGGGCGCGCGGAGAGACCCGGGGGCGCATCTCATGCGCGACACTCCATTCGCATCTCGACCCTCTGTAGGCAACAGGTGGCGTGCACCGCCattctttctttctgcgtgCATCCCTTCAAAAAAGGACACGTGCTGCTGACGTCGGACCTTCCAGGAACGATCCCGAGACTCCGGTGGCCGGAAGACTGATATGTTTCGCCTCGTTAATGCGCTTTTCCGCAGGcgtcctttcccctcttctggCCCAGCTGAATGACTCGGAGGCGAAGTTCACGATGCAGCGCAATGCGACGTGGACACTGTACGTGCAAaccgagagacaagacgagaGCCTAGGGAGAGGCGCGTTCCTTTTACCGTTCCCGTGTGTTGGACCGTTGGGAATCTTGTAGCTGTTTTggcctttgtttcctttgtCTCGCGCCCCGTGGTCGCGCGCATCTGATCACTTTCTCAGCGTGTGTGCCGGCATATTTGCCTAGTTTTCTCTTGCTGTTCATACGAGTGAAATGCTTTTACTTATATACAAATTATTAGAGTTTTTACGTAACAATACAGACGATGCCAGCAGTcctgctgtcgctgtctcgcgttttcacTGGCAGTCGCGGCGTTGAGCAGCGACACAGCGCGGCAAGAGTCTCTTTTGGCTCCAAGGATAAGAAAGGAAGGCAGCAGCGCCAGGAAGACAGCGTGCAGCTgggggcgcatgcaccccaGACGCGTTTTCGGTGTGTCTTTGCTGGCTGTCTCACGCGattttccgcttcttcacaACCCAACCCGCGGCTTCAAAAAAACTCTGGCGGCCGGGCATTTGTCGTTTTTACCCTCCAGGTCGAACCTGTGTCGCGGGAAACCTCAGCCGCCCTTCGAGTGGGTTCAGCCGGCGCTGACGACTCTCGCCAAGTTGATTTACTCGACGGATACCGAAGTGAGACATGCCGTCGAAAGCGTGGCGTTACTTAAGCCCACAGAAGCGCCGAGCCTGTGGTGGTCCACGCTGAAAACCTTCCGTTTCCCTACCCAAGAACCGCGCCGGAGAGACTGCGAGTGAACATTTCCTTTGGACGTCGCCGCGGTTCCGGTGCTCGTGTGGGCCTGACCTCTCCTGATCGTCTGTGGCATTTTAACCGTTTCTTAGACCCCGAATTTAGAGGAGTACAAATGGAACGCGTTCGCTGGCTGCGGCACTCTCACATGGTGATCGCCCTACCTCGCCAGGAAGCTCTTCGCGCTGTTTTGTGGCGCTGCGTCGTCTTTCCTAGCACGCCTCCTCGCTGTGTATCGACAGTGGGCGCCTCGGTGCGGCGCTTCGCGTGGGCGTGCGCCAAACGTGGGTAGAGGGCAGGAAGCCGCTTTCTCCGCCGATTCTTCCAAGCACAAGTCGGGATGTGTTCCGTTGTTCGTTTCCTGTCAAAGAATGCCTCCGTGTGCCTTTCGAAGCTTCCCTGCGACCGTTTTGTCGTGTTTTGTGCCGCTGACCCACTTTCTCAGGTCTTGACAGATGCCTGCTGGGCTCTCTCGTACATCTCCGATGGTCCCAACGAGCGAATCGAAGCTGTGATCGAAGCCGGTGAGTCGCAGAAGGGGCAACAACTCaccgatgcatgcacaagcAGACATGCctgcgtgtgcatgtgtagagaacgtatatgtgtgtggTGGTGTGTGCGTCGGCACCGACGCCTAGGTGTCGTGCTGTCGATACACGGGTGCACACACGCGTACGCGACTCCTGGAGGTTGAAGCGTTTCGAGGCTagctgaagaagaaacgagaaagagggtGTGTgcgcttctcgttttccgtttgTTGCTCCCTTGCATGCTAACCTCGATGCGTGGTCCGGTCTTGCGCATTTTTCAGGCGTGAGCCGTCGCCTGGTGGAGCTTTTGGGGCACAAGTCGACGCTCGTGCAAACGCCAGCTCTGCGGACAGTCGGCAACATTGTTACAGGTTAGTCTTTGGGCTGGCCGCTGCCCGGTGCGCGGTCTTTGTTCGTGCGTTGGCTGCGGAACAGAGcggctgagagagacgctgctggtgtctcttctcgtaTGGTTCGAGACACTCTGAGTCCATGTGCAGCCAAAGGTGGGAGTGcgttcgtctgtctcgcgaCGTCGTTGCCTTTGTTCCGTTCCTGTTCACTCGTGCgcgtcttttcgcgtttgtTCCTCACGGGTTCCACCTCATGCTGTGCGCCAAAGGGCGTTTAggtgaagaaacagagacaaattGGAAGTTACCGGTTGAACCTCCAGGGCACCTGCGGTTCGCGTGTGGTTCGCCTGTTTGGGTGTCTCGTTCCTTGTGCTGCGTCAAAGGCCTTcacctctctgttctccgcggccctcttctctcttcaggcGACGACCGACAGACAGAGGTGGTGATCCTTTGCGGGGCTGTGCCAGCGTTGCTGATGCTTCTCTCGTCCCCGAAGAAAGCCATTCGGAAGGAAGCTTGCTGGACGATCTCGAATATCACTGCAGGTATTTTCTTTTTTGCGCGGGTCTCTGCcagagcagagagcgcgttgcgctttttctcggcctCAAGACACAGGGCGTCAACGCGTCGTGCGGCGTCGactccgtttcctcgcttgtTTCTGCGTGATTCAGGAGACGACggctctctgtcctcgcctACCGGCAGCGAGAGTAGATTCGTTTCCGCTCGTTTCTTTTATGCGACGTCGGTCCCCGAAGGGAGGGACCTTTCCTTTCCGGGCCGCGGTTGAGGCCGTCACACGGAACGCACCAAAAACGCGGGTTTCCGTGCAAGCTTTTTGCCGACAGCGTTCAACCTATGTCTCGTCTGTGCTGCCTTGCCTTCCCAGGGAACCGTGACCAGATTCAGCAGGTGATCGACGCGGGTTTGATTCACCCGCTGATCGAGCTGTTGAGCACCGCCGACTTCGACGTGCGCAAGGAGGCGGCGTGGGCCATCAGCAACGCAGCCTCTGGAGGCAGCAACGCACAGGTCGAGGCCCTCGTGGAGTGCGGATGCATCAGGCCGCTGTGCAGTCTCCTGGCGGTCCAGGACAGCAAGATCGTCTCTGTCGCACTCGAGGCCCTCGAGAACATCTTGCGCGTCGGCaagatgaagaaggagcAACAGCAGCTGGCCGAAAACCCGTTCTGCGAGTTGATTGAACAGGCCGACGGCATCACCGTCATTGAGAAGCTGCAAGATGCTGCGAACCAAGATATCTACgagaaggtgagagacgGAGATCGCCGCGAAGCGGTCCACGAAAGGGCAAAGTTTTCCCCAGGTGTTGGAGGCCggggaggggagagggacggggacCTGTGTGACACGCACGCTACGTTCGTGAGATCCGCTGTGAAAATCTCTTTCGGCTGCCGCACCGCGTGTGGTGGCGCGCGGCCGTCAGTCAGTCTCCAAGCCTCGCCTCTCAGCCGGCCTCTACGGCCTCACGTGCCAGGGCGGACTCGGTTCGGAGAGCGCGGAGGGGTGTTGTCTAGTGCTTCTGACATGATTTTCGACTGCGAGGTTGGACCTTTTTGTGTGCGTGATTCTAGGCCTGGAGAATCATCTGCAACTATTTCTCGTTCGAAGAAGCAGATGTAGACGACGTTGACGTGGACGCGAGTGCCGGAGCAGGAATGGCAGACGCCGGGCAAGTCAACGCGTTCGGAGCCGCACCGCCTCAGGGAGGCTTCAACTTTGGCCAGTAAACGGCGACACAGAAGGGAGCGaagcgcgacggagaagcgcggAAAAGACAAACGGGAGGAGGTCGCGACGCAGGGGGTTTGGCCGTCACGTGCAGAGCGTCGGCCGAGCTGTGCGTTTTCGGTCTGTGATTCAGGGCGAGGGGAAACCGGACAGAAAGGGGAACCCGAACAGGAAGGGGAAACtggacggagaagggagCCGAccaccagagagacagatggaAGAAGCACGACTTGACCTTTGGCAACGAGTTTGCAGGCAGACGACACAGGGGAAGGAATgcggaacgagagaggccaCCGGCTTTTCCACagacggaggaaaacggagacggagaggatAAAGAGGGCGGAGGAGAGTGGTGCGCACAGCAGGCGTTCTACATGTTTCAGGATGGACGGCTGGAAGGACGCAGAGTCGAtcggagagggagactgaATATGACTCCAGTTATGAGATACAGAGAGCCAAGTTCTCTATGATTGCTGTCACCAccaccccactggactgcttaagacagcgggagggggggggagggggagtGGGCGATGAGCGAGCGAAGGAAAATGCGGCCCAGAGGGAAGGGTGTCTGCTTGCGCGTGACTCTGCGGCGCATGCCGCTGGCCCGTCACGCAGCCACGCGTCGAAGTCTGCCAGTCACCTGCGGCTGCGGAGGAGCGTGTATTCACGAGGAGAAACGGCCGGCGTCAAGCGGAGAgccaggaagcgacgaggcggaggcgaggggtGGTTGCCCCCGTTGTTGGAAATGCAGTTGACGCGGTCGGCTCGTTGCGgggtttttctcgcgttgccCAGTtctgttttgtgtttttctccttttcgttgTTTTGCCGCCTTGCCGTGAGCCAAAAGCCTCCCGCGCTActtccgcgtttttgtcttcaCGCGTTCTCCCCCGTAGGTGGAAGAACTgctttccttcgccgtccGCTGCCACTGCTCGGCACTCCGTTGATTTGGGAGCAGCTGGCCGATCTCTTTCagcagcggcgaaggagcATATGCCCACCTTTGTTATAGAAATGAACTGGTGCTGTCGACgcccgcggagacgcgtgtGCCTTCAGTTGGAGCGGGGCTCGTCGTTGTCTTCCTTGCTGATTTTAGCTGGAGGATCGCGAAATGGGCACAGCATAGCAGCCGCCTGCGCtgggagagcagagagcgagttCAGAACAGTGACAGGTAGCTATCGTGTCTACACCCCCAGCTGCCGCCGACTCTCACCGGTGTGGCAGACTGCGCCAGGCTCTCGACTCAAAGTATTTGGAAGAAGTCCCGCTTTGACCGGAGCT
Proteins encoded in this window:
- a CDS encoding mgc78841 protein, related, whose protein sequence is MERKLADRRSNFKKNFEDPRRKREDLQLQIRKTHREQNLAKKRAEALDSQDGSLAGNAGMFSGMGGASVADGSMAPGMAGQQGQENVFKFEHLPQMMSMLSSGDPEQEFEATEQFRRALSIESRPPIQEVIEAGAVPLFVQFLRRSDQPRMQFEAAWALTNIASGTQEQTQVVIEHGAVPIFVELLSSPTEDVREQAVWALGNIAGDSPQCRDLVLQAGVLSPLLAQLNDSEAKFTMQRNATWTLSNLCRGKPQPPFEWVQPALTTLAKLIYSTDTEVLTDACWALSYISDGPNERIEAVIEAGVSRRLVELLGHKSTLVQTPALRTVGNIVTGDDRQTEVVILCGAVPALLMLLSSPKKAIRKEACWTISNITAGNRDQIQQVIDAGLIHPLIELLSTADFDVRKEAAWAISNAASGGSNAQVEALVECGCIRPLCSLLAVQDSKIVSVALEALENILRVGKMKKEQQQLAENPFCELIEQADGITVIEKLQDAANQDIYEKAWRIICNYFSFEEADVDDVDVDASAGAGMADAGQVNAFGAAPPQGGFNFGQ